The genomic region CCCAATGGCTGTGTGATCTGGGGAAGCCAGGTCCCTCTCCGACCCTGTCGCCTCCTTAGCGGCATGGGAGAGCCAGACTGGCACCTGTCCACACTAGGCACCTTAGCCAGGGTCCGGCAGGGCCCGGCAAATTGTCCGGGTGGGTCTGGACGCTCCCTGGGAGCAGCCGATGCCACAGGGGTACATGGCAAGCTGAGAGCAGACGTGGAGGCTGTGTGGGCCCCGGGGACCGGGTCCCACTGCTGGCCCCTGTCCCGGAGCCCTGACCTTGCCCACCTGACTGCCCGTCTCCAGTCCCGGCCCCTCTCCTCCAGGGAAGTGCAGCGGTCTGTCTGGGGGCAGATCCCATCCCGCTACACTCCACAGGACTGAGCAAGGCCCTGACTCACAGCTTCCTGGGGCCCAGCCCTTTCTGGTCTGGCCCATGGTGtccacctcctctccctgcctccctccctgctgccccagccacACTGGGCCCGGCCAGGTCCCTGCACACCACAGGTCCCCCACCTCCAAGGCTCTCTGAGTTGTCCCCAAGCCTGGGTCCCtcttgcccccccccaccctcttcctctggTCAGCTCTACATCCCTCAGGCCTCActccctccaggaagccctccctcaTTACCCCCAACTCCACCCATCGTGGGTCCCCTGGACCTGCAGTGCCGAAGCCTGGTGCTCGACGGCCTCCCTACCTAAACACTTTGGACGCAACGTAGCACTTACTGTGTCCCTGGGTCTGAACACCCACCCAAAGCCCACGGCTCTAGGAGGTGGGTGCCATTGTCATCTGAGGTCACAGAGAAGACCAAGGCGAAGTCAATTGCCCAAGGCGACAGATTTAATTCAGGGCTGGGATTCAATTCTGAGCAGTCACTCCAGAATCCACACTCTTGACCTGTCTTGCCCCAGCACCTGGTGTCTCCGACATTTACCGAGTTGTTGCTGGTGCCAGGCTCAGAGCTAAGCCCTTTACCTACACTGCCTCGTgattagcccattttacagacggggaAACGGAGGTCCTACTGTGTGTGATCGGCAGAGCCCAGGTGTGTCCGACATGCTCCCAGCTGGCTGCCGCGGGGCTGACTGCCGTGTCCCATGCCACCGTACAGGTGCCAGTGGGATGGGCAGCTACCACGGCAAGTTCTCCTTCGACACCTTCTCCCACCACCGTGCCTGCCTGCTGCGCCCGCCCGGGCTAGAGAAGATCTACTCCCTCCGCTACCCGCCCTACTCGCCTCGAAACCTGAGGATGCTGCTGGTGGCCATGGAGGCCCGCAGCTGCAGCTGCACCCTGCTCTGAGCCTGGCTCACACCTGTGAGTCTGCTGCCCCTGCCACCTGCAGCCAGTGCAGATGTGCCTGAGGCTCACATCCGAGGAGGAAAAGACCACAGCCCAGACCAGTGCCTGCCCTCGTCCCCCCTGGGGCTTCTCTCTGTGAGCCCTCAGCCTCTTCCTCCCTCAACTGCCCCCCAGCTAGGACAGGCCAAGGCAAGGGAGCATGGGAAACAATGCGGTAACCcgcttccctgcccccacactaGCCACTCGAGTCCCGGGAGAGGCCAGGAGATGTGGACACCTCTGAGCCACCCTCCTTCCCGTGGAGGATGCAGAAGGGGCCCTGGCATCTGGTCCAGGTCACACCATGGACCTGCAGCGGCCTTAGGCCCTGGGCAGaaatccctgccctccctgaCTTTGTTTCCCTGTCTGTACAGGGGAGGTGATAACTATCAGCACCTCCAGAGatcactgtgaggattaaattttGGAGTTCAATAATAAATGAGCTGTGGATCCCAGGCTCCAGGCATCCTGTCTCCTCCTTTGGGTGGGGCCAGTCTGTCCCCTCTCAGGCCTCTCAGGAGTTCTGGGCAcattcctgcccccccccccccaatggcTGGCCCTGGGTGCCTTCCCTTCACCATGTCCCACACCAGACTCACCCTCTTCCCTGTCTTGCTCATCCTCCTGGGCCCTGATGCCATGGAATGGTCCCTCATCCACTCAGCCACCAAACCAAACCCCTGGGGCCCCCGGCTCAACACCCCGTTCTCACCTCCCAAGTCCCATCTTTGAGTAAGTCCTGATGGTCCTATAATGCTGCAGAACTTGCCAATCCACACACTGGTCACCATGCCCAGGGCCATCTGTCCCCGCCCCTTTCCCCACAGGCCTGACCTCAGTGCACCACTGATCTTCCCAAAGCTACTGGACCATGCCACCCCTCGGCCTgaacccttcagtggctccctgtgCCCGGCAAGCCAGGACCCACAAGAGTCCCTGGGGTCTCCTCCACAGCCCCGTGTCCGCACACCTGGCCTGTCGTCCTTCTCAAGAGGACCTCTGCACACACGCTGGGCATGCCTGCCCTTGGCCTGCCCTATTTCCTCCTCGAAGTCAGCTTGGACATCACATCATCCAAGAAGCCTTGCAAGAccacctcccactcccccgcccACCACCAACATACAGGCGGCCCCAAGGGCCTTCTCCGTGCCTGCATCCTCCGGGGTCCCTCTGCCACACAATCGATCCACTGGGAGGAAACAGTTTGGGGGCTGCTGAGGGACAGGGATCACGAGTCACACACATCCAGGTGAGACTCCGGCGGCCGCACTTTGCGGCTCTAACGCTTGGGCAAAGTTCCTAAACTagtccgtgcctcagtttccccatcaggaAAGCGAGAATAATCCTCCACACAGGGCTTCCGGGTAAGGGTTTAGCACCGAGCAGGCACGGCTCCCGCGGAATCACCGCCGGCCACAATTCTCTACACCGTCATCAGAAGTACCCCGCAGCTACCCAGCTTCTCTCCTCCGGCCCAGGGCGCCAGGTCTGACCCGGAGCTGCTTCCTAAGCCACGCCCCGAACGTCCCGCCTCCAGTGGCGCGGGAGTCCTCGTTTATTGGCCTCTCCAATCCAACATGGCGGCGCCCGGCGCAACTCCAAGAGTCGGCTCTCCCCTAGCCAATCAAAGGAAAGATGCTCTGGATCCCGCCTCTTTCAGCTGCGCCACTGGCCAATCAAGCCACACCAGAAAAGATGAGCGAGGAAAAGGTGAAACCAGCCGGCCCAATGGCAGCGTCTCCGAGTGTAGGCTCCGCCTCTCGGCGGACAGGCCGCTCAGCAAGGGAAGGAGCGGGAGCGCTTCAAGGTAGGTGTTGGGGCTCAGCTGTTTAAAAGCCGGGCCTGGGCGGGGCGGCGTCGGGGGCGAGTGTGGTGGCTCTCCTGGGCCCCGCCGGCTCTGCGGCCGGGCTTCATCTCGGCCTGCTCAGGGCTGGCGGTCCAGGTGTCCTTCAGCGTGCAGCGGGCGGACCCGGGAGCCGGCACCGCCAAGGCGCATGCCCCGCCCGCGCCCGTGGGGTCGGAGGTCATGGGGAAGGTCCGGGAAGGTGTCAGGCTGCAGGGCGCTGGCGCTGGAGTCAGCGGTCAGAGGTGGGGGGGCCCGCGGGAAGTCATCTGTCATGGGAGGGTCACTTGAGCTTCGGCTAGATGCCAGGCTCTGGGCATGTACAACCGCCTTCGCTCTCATGAACCCCAtataacagatgagaaaacgtGCAAGATGACCTCACCCGCCCAAGGTCACTTGGCAGGCGGGGAGACCGTTCCAGAAGGAATTTGATGGTGGGGAAAAGAAGGTGATCCCGAGGGTTATTAAGCCTTTAAACGGTTTCCggcgcgggggagggggggcggaaTGTGGGTGTAAAGAGAGGAGTCTGGCCTGAGTTCACGTACTGGTCCCACACCCCCCAgtgtgtgtgactttgggcaagtcacttaacacGGCTGAGCTTCAGCTTCTCATCTGTGCTTCTCGTGGGGTCCTCGTAAGGACCAGATGACAGTGTGTGTGACCCCCTAACACGGTGCCTGACACCGTGAGCTTTCAGTCCTGGTGACTGCTGGCAGTGTTATTTGGGTCAGATCCGGGGAGGAtgaacaggggaggggggagagagagaagggatggattttaaacatttcttaaaaggtGAGATAAGATGGGAcacggggcgggggagggcctgggtggctcagtcgttaagcatctgccttcggctcaggtcatggtcccagggtcctgggatcgagccccgcatcgggctccctgctccacagggagtctgcttctccctctgcctgcctctcccccgcttgtgttccctctctcactgtgtctgtctgtcaaataaataaataaaatcttttaaaaattaaaaaaaaaaaaagaaaggacacgGGGTCCACAGGTACTTCCTAACTCTTAGCCCCAGCTGAGCTGGGTCAGGTTTGCAGGGCTGGGAGGTGCCGCTCTTGGGAGCAGGGAGGCCTTCTGTGCCTCGGTTGGGAATGGGGGTAAATCGGAGACCAGGTGACACAGCGGCACTGAGGTCCGGGCTCCTGCTGTGCCAGAGTTCCTATGGGGACAGGCCTGGGACCCACCCGTGCCTCCCTCCCTTTTCATGCCTGCAGATGCGTTGCCTGACTACCCCAGCACTGCTTCGGGCCCTGGCCCAGGCTGCACGTGCAGGTAGGACCAAGGGGGCCTTTCCCGGggtgcggggcggcggggggagggagcccagTCTCCCGACCCGAGGCTGCAGCTGCACAGTGTAATCCCTCCCCTTCCAGGGCATCCCACTGGCCGGAGCCTCCACAGCAGCACAGTGGCAGCGACCTACAGTGAGTCCTGGGGCACCTTGACCCTCAGGCTTTCCTGATCATGAACCTGCCAGAGGCAGAGGTGGAGGCCTAGGTTCTAGTCCTGCCTTTGCCAGAGGCTCCCCCTCGCTGAGCCTCTGTTTCTACTCTGTGCGATGATCAAGATTGAATATGATTCATGGGGGCAGGGTCTGtcagtgagggggtggggagccttCCCTGTGGCCACACATTGAGCTCAGAGCTCCCTTGCGTGGGACAGGGAGGGAGCTGCCAGGTGTGAGGCTCGGGTGTCCATCCTGTGCCAGGACCTCACCGCCcaagccccttcccacccccctcaaTTCCTGGGCTCGGACGGCTGCCCACACACCAGGAGAAGTGGGCAAGGACTGCCCGGAGCCAGAGACAGGCCCTGCAGGGCGCTTGCTGAGGCCGGAAGGTTTGATGAACGAACAAGCCCTTGAGGCCCAGCTGGAAGGAAGACGAGGCCCTATCTCCCTGAGTTGGATTCCTCGGGGACATGGGCACATGAGAGACCCTGCCATGGCCCCTTCTAAGCCCACCGTCCCTGCAGAGTTCGTGAACATGCGGGAACCCTCGATGGACATGAAGGCGGTGACCGACAGGGCGGCTCAGACCCTGCTGTGGACTGAGCTCATCCGAGGTGGGCCCTGGGGGAAGGGGGCTTGGCAGGACGGGGGGGTGGGCGCGGATTGTTAGGGAGGAGGGGCCCCCACCCACCGTGCACCTGCTGCCCACAGGCCTGGGCATGACCCTGAGCTACCTGTTCCGGGAACCTGCCACCATCAACTACCCATTCGAGAAGGGCCCACTGAGCCCTCGCTTTCGGGGAGAGCATGCGCTGCGCCGGTATCCATCGGGAGAGGAGCGCTGCATCGCCTGTAAGCTCTGTGAGGCTGTCTGCCCTGCCCAGGTGAGCCCCCGACCCCCGCTGACTGCCACGCTGGCTCCTGCCACTCACGGGGGAGGCTGCAGCCCTGAGCAGGCCACATGACACCTGTGGGTCCTGCCATCGGGGATCTGGTCAGCGGCTTGACACCTGGGCTTGGGAGCCACACGGTGGTACCTGAAAGTCTCCACTCTCGCCCTGAACGCAGCAGCGGCAGTTTTAggatctctgtgtgtgtgcctttCACCAGCCCCAAGGACACACATGCTGCATCTGAGGCCCTCACTGCCCCCGGTTGCTGCTCCTTTGAGCACCCAGCATTAGTTCTGTTGGAGGGCCCTACACGGAGTCCCCCCCGGAGTCAGGACCCATTAGTGTAGGAACAGAtccagttggggcgcctgggtggcttagtcgttaagcggccgactcttggtttcggctcaggtcatgatctcagggtcgtgagatcgagtcccacattgggctctgagctgagtgtgcttggattcgctctctccctctgcccctcccccctgccccctgcacgcgctccgtctctctctctctcaaataaatctttaaaaagaaaggaaagatccAGTTGAGGCTCTCGGGCAGACCGATGGGCTGTGGCCTTGATGTGTCTGATCCTGGAGTGCAGGAAGAGCCCCAAACTGCCATAGCGGTGACGGCCTGCAGGCCATGAGCACCTGGCATggaccaggcactgttccagCTCATGACTGACTTTTACAGCAACTCTGAAAGACGCAGGGGTTGTTTCCCCCATTTTtatagaggaaactgaggcacaaagaaacaAGGCTACCACCTAAGGTCCCACTGAATAGTGGGCATTACACTCCTGGGGACACGAGGGCCTTGGCAAACCCCCTTTTAAACATCCTTCCGGCCGTGGGAGGCCCCAGGCCTTCTCACTGCTGGCACAGGCCGTACCCAGAAACTGAGGGTTAAGGGCCTACCTCGAGTCTGGGCTTTGCCCCTCActtgctgtgtggctttgggaagCTCTTCAACTTTTCTGAGTCTCATCCATGAAAGGGGGATAACGATGTAAATGGGTAGGTTGTTCAGTATACGACGACCAGCAGTCGAGCAAGTCCTGgggacacccccctccccccccggggCCACaggtgctgcagtgaacacagcaGGCTACAGCCCTCCCCTCGTGAGACCTGGTCTCTCCGGCAGGAGATGCGGCGGTTAACAAAAATAGCAGCTAGGGCAGTGTGACAGGGGTCTCTTgggagaggcagtgggaaggGCACATCAGGCTGAGAGCGGGTGGCAGGTCtgctctggggccctggggtgAGCCCCCGGGAGCAGTCAGGGGCGCCCGGTACCCCTCTCCCAGGCCATCACCATTGAGGCCGAGCCGCGGGCCGATGGCAGCCGCCGGACCACCCGCTACGACATTGACATGACCAAGTGCATCTACTGCGGCTTCTGCCAGGAGGCCTGCCCCGTGGACGCCATCGTCGAGGTGAgcgggcctggggtggggaggggccgggggcagAGGCTCTTCGGGGGGGGCCTAACGGGGTCGCACCTGCACCCGCCCACAGGGCCCCAACTTCGAGTTCTCCACCGAGACGCACGAGGAGCTCCTGTACAACAAGGAGAAGCTGCTCAGCAACGGAGACAAGTGGGAGGCCGAGATCGCCGCCAACATCCAGGCCGACTACCTCTACCGCTGACGCCCCCCGTCCGGCTGGCCCGCAGCCCCTGCCGCCCAATAAAAAAGCTCTGCCCTCCCGCACTGCCTCTGTCGTGACTCGGCTGTCCAGGCCGGGGCGGTGCAGCCTGGCTGCAGCCCGGGGGTCCCTCCCCTCGCAGGC from Zalophus californianus isolate mZalCal1 chromosome 11, mZalCal1.pri.v2, whole genome shotgun sequence harbors:
- the NDUFS8 gene encoding NADH dehydrogenase [ubiquinone] iron-sulfur protein 8, mitochondrial — translated: MRCLTTPALLRALAQAARAGHPTGRSLHSSTVAATYKFVNMREPSMDMKAVTDRAAQTLLWTELIRGLGMTLSYLFREPATINYPFEKGPLSPRFRGEHALRRYPSGEERCIACKLCEAVCPAQAITIEAEPRADGSRRTTRYDIDMTKCIYCGFCQEACPVDAIVEGPNFEFSTETHEELLYNKEKLLSNGDKWEAEIAANIQADYLYR